Proteins encoded by one window of Molothrus aeneus isolate 106 chromosome 16, BPBGC_Maene_1.0, whole genome shotgun sequence:
- the CCP110 gene encoding centriolar coiled-coil protein of 110 kDa isoform X3, translating to MKKGHSMSGVNTSKAESSCPGLDSKALTDFTALSDTSSACTPERQSSMDLEKTSELRPSGTAGQMTSNGTEVVKAAEEKISSKPGESRSSEDALCPRAASPDKMCNKVPSHALQKQEGRVGSPSDEDVQDPCVMSLQNLIKKSREYIEKEQSKRTSKSNSKRSTSESHSDKENDGVKTTDSVKERAKLTGRSCTAQTLDKPSLNKSNTLLHCASTHTNNTSMSTLSSFSKVDIPMRVGTPPLVDSDSDEELKKNSMFERDSSIVRSLTGSYAKLPSPEPSMSPKMHRRRPRPLSMGHIIINNPVNAYELSPKGKGRTMDLIMQDIADKNNVSESVPKFMVDFTTVCPGRVPGVSRNSLGPCDGLGAGRPKRHSFGLFESRGAVSAMLEGQVVMDSRGPHKVESSPSMAPPKVNEPFAISQSAVTQKILAVNEMKAATLAENTKCNSLVELNKSYDVENPSPLLLQSKNVRQQLDNTPNVSSANEQFPENYEKVKRRLDLDADNCQKENSSCVLRVGMEEQEKQWLQEQKYPVGSVYITKNAVLENMTKEGILKANELTFEEVKKRLEEQHAQQLSILIAEQEREQEELKELEEKKRNSKGEKVTTTEIEISKVNINSRMELEWRKKSESGLLESVQSQLETVHNTNSTSIGFAHTTPNTFSSTSEASFYLWGPSGSGVIKTSVCRPSNRIKTRWIQVFSPEIQMKFDKITAVAKGFLTRRLLQTEKLKHLKQTVKDTLEFLKNFQSEAPLKRGTVSAQDASLHERVMAQLRAALYDIHDIFFTMGASERMNILRHDREVRKEKMLRQMDKVKSPRERVTLSTATQKSLDRKKYMKASEMGMPSKKIIIKQKTPQNRILQPNQGQNAPVHRLLCRQGTSKASVNGAEQNRRKAAGSRVPNKAVSGAYAGRTQRKKPNVVII from the exons AAAAGACATCAGAACTTAGACCATCAGGTACTGCAGGGCAAATGACATCAAATGGGACAGAAGTAGTTaaagctgcagaagaaaaaatttcttcaaagcCAGGTGAGAGTCGTTCCTCGGAAGATGCGCTGTGTCCAAGGGCTGCATCTCCTGACAAGATGTGTAACAAGGTCCCATCTCATGCTCTGCAGAAGCAGGAGGGACGAGTGGGGTCACCATCAGATGAGGATGTCCAAGATCCATGTGTAATGAGTCTTCAGAACCTGATAAAGAAGTCTAGGGAGTACATAGAGAAAGAGCAGAGCAAGCGTACCTCAAAAAGCAATTCAAAGAGGAGTACGAGTGAAAGTCATTCAGATAAAGAAAATGATGGTGTTAAAACAACTGACTCTGTCAAAGAGAGGGCAAAACTTACAGGCAGAAGTTGCACTGCTCAGACACTTGATAAACCCAGTCTTAATAAATCAAATACCCTTCTCCACTGTGCCTCTACTCATACAAATAACACAAGTATGTCCACTTTATCCAGTTTTTCTAAAGTAGACATACCTATGAGAGTTGGAACACCCCCTTTGGTGGATTCAGATTCAGATGAGGAATTGAAAAAGAATTCTATGTTTGAGCGTGACAGTAGCATTGTCAGGAGCCTCACAGGCTCTTATGCCAAATTGCCAAGCCCAGAGCCAAGCATGAGCCCTAAAATGCACCGACGGCGCCCCAGACCTTTATCCATGGGACACATCATTATAAACAACCCTGTGAATGCTTATGAGTTAAGTCCTAAAGGTAAGGGTAGAACAATGGATTTAATCATGCAAGATATTGCAGATAAAAACAATGTGTCTGAATCAGTGCCAAAGTTCATGGTGGACTTCACTACAGTCTGCCCTGGCAGAGTTCCAGGTGTCAGCAGGAATTCTTTAGGCCCCTGTgatgggctgggggctggcaggcCAAAGCGCCATTCCTTTGGGCTCTTTGAAAGCAGAGGAGCAGTGTCAGCTATGCTGGAAGGACAGGTGGTGATGGACAGCAGAGGGCCACATAAAGTAGAGAGCAGTCCAAGTATGGCACCTCCAAAAGTGAACGAGCCCTTTGCCATCAGTCAGTCTGCAGTGACACAGAAGATCCTGGCTGTGAATGAAATGAAAGCAGCTACTTTGGCAGAAAACACTAAATGTAATTCTCTAGTGGAACTCAATAAATCCTACGACGTGGAAAATCCATCTCCACTACTACTGCAGAGCAAGAATGTGCGACAGCAGCTGGATAATACTCCAAATGTTTCCTCAGCAAATGAGCAATTCCCAGAAAATTATGAAAAGGTAAAACGTAGACTTGATTTGGATGCTGACAActgccaaaaagaaaacagttccTGTGTTCTCAGAGTTGGAATGGAAGAACAAGAGAAGCAGTGGTTGCAAGAACAGAAATATCCCGTGGGATCAGTTTACATTACCAAGAATGCAGTCCTTGAGAATATGACAAAAG AAGGTATTTTGAAAGCTAATGAGCTGACCTTTGAAGAAGTGAAAAAGAGACTTGAAGAACAGCATGCACAACAACTGTCGATTCTGATAGCTGAACAAGAGAGAGAACAGGAGGAATTGAAG GAActggaagagaagaagagaaattcaAAAGGAGAGAAGGTTACTAcaacagaaatagaaatttcCAAAGTGAATATTAACAGCAGGATGGAGTTggagtggaggaaaaaaagtgaaagtgGCTTGCTGGAAAGTGTGCAGTCTCAGCTGGAGACAGTCCATAACACAAACTCCACCAGCATTG gTTTTGCTCATACAACACCCAACACCTTTTCTTCAACAAGTGAAGCTTCATTCTATCTCTGGGGACCCTCAGGTAGTGGAGTTATAAAGACCTCAGTGTGCAGGCCAAGTAATAGGATCAAAACTAGGTGGATTCAG GTTTTCAGTCCAGAGATACAGATGAAGTTTGACAAGATCACAGCAGTGGCAAAGGGATTTCTCACTCGTAGACTCCTGCagacagaaaaactgaaacatCTTAAGCAAACTGTAAAA GATACTCTGGAGTTCCTAAAAAATTTTCAGTCTGAAGCCCCATTGAAAAGAGGAACTGTGTCAGCCCAAGATGCATCCCTTCATGAAAGAGTAATGGCTCAG CTGCGGGCTGCTCTGTATGACATCCATGACATCTTTTTCACCATGGGTGCCTCGGAGAGAATGAACATCCTGCGGCACGATCGCGAAGTTCGTAAAGAGAAGATGCTCAGGCAAATG gataaagTAAAGAGCCCAAGAGAGCGAGTGACACTTTCAACAGCCACACAGAAATCTCTGGACAGGAAAAAGTACATGAA GGCTTCAGAAATGGGAATGccaagtaaaaaaataatcataaaacaaaaaactcctCAAAATCG CATACTTCAACCAAACCAAGGACAGAATGCTCCAGTTCATAGACTGCTTTGCAGGCAAGG AACCTCTAAGGCCTCAGTGAATGGGGCTGAGCAAAATAGAAggaaggctgcagggagcagagtgcCTAACAAGGCTGTTTCAG GAGCATATGCAGGAAGAACCCAAAGAAAGAAGCCAAATGTTGTGATAATTTAA